A stretch of Lepisosteus oculatus isolate fLepOcu1 chromosome 11, fLepOcu1.hap2, whole genome shotgun sequence DNA encodes these proteins:
- the slc44a2 gene encoding choline transporter-like protein 2 isoform X3, whose amino-acid sequence MEPENKNPDSKYGEPQKYDPSFKGPIHNRGCTDIICCILFIVAIIGYFVVGIVAWSQGDPRKVIYPTDSRGQFCGQAGTPLEKKGNLFYFNIMKCASPLVLLEFQCPTTQICVDECPDRFMTLLKAYANPADLKYYQTFCKENIFFSKLTAVEVLRDGLCPAMLTPSKPFSRRCFPALQTSKGVITVGNDTTFNDGRGKVRNVTELLEGAKKANMVLEARQVAMKIFEDYTQSWYWILLGLVIAMIVSLIFIVLLRYLAGIMVWIMIILVILVIGYGIFHCYMEYASLKGVPGSDVSIKDLGLQTDFAVYLQLRQTWLAFMIILCILEVIIILLLIFLRKRILIAIALIKEASRAIGHVMSSLFYPLLTFALLALVIAYWAITAVFLSTSNEPVYKVFANETTCNYSRSTCDPETFNTTDIRKQCPDAECLFAFYGGESYYHKYLIALQFYNVFLFFWCANFVTALGQITLAGAFASYYWAFKKPDDMPTFPVFSSLGRALRYHTGSLAFGSLILAIVQVIRVLLEYLDHKLKGAQNKFAKFLLCCLKCCFWCLEKFIKFLNRNAYIMIAIYGKNFCTSARDAFFLLMRNIVRVAVLDKVTDFLLFLGKLLIVGLVGILSFFFFSGRIKAIENTTPNLNYYWVPILTVIVGSYLIAHGFFSVYAMCVDTLFLCFLEDLERNDGSQERPYYMPEALLKILKKKNEEKTVG is encoded by the exons GGGAACCGCAGAAGTATGACCCCAGTTTTAAAGGACCCATTCATAACCG GGGCTGCACTGACATCATCTGCTGCATCCTCTTCATCGTCGCCATCATCGGCTACTTTGTCGTGGGCATCGTGG CCTGGTCTCAAGGTGACCCAAGAAAGGTGATCTACCCCACTGACAGCAGAGGGCAGTTCTGTGGACAGGCTGGCACCCCACTGGA GAAAAAGGGGAACCTGTTCTACTTCAACATCATGAAGTGTGCCAGCCCTCTGGTCCTGCTGGAGTTCCAGTGTCCCACAACGCAG ATCTGTGTTGATGAGTGTCCGGATCGCTTCATGACACTACTGAAGGCCTACGCAAACCCAGCAGACCTGAAATACTATCAGACATTCtgcaaggaaaacatttttttttctaaactg ACAGCTGTGGAGGTTCTGAGGGACGGTCTGTGTCCAGCCATGCTGACCCCCAGCAAGCCAT TCAGTCGCAGGTGCTTCCCCGCTCTCCAGACGAGTAAGGGGGTGATCACGGTGGGGAACGACACCACGTTCAACGACGGGCGAGGGAAGGTGCGCAACGTCACCGAGCTGCTGGAAGGCGCCAA GAAAGCCAACATGGTGCTGGAGGCGCGACAGGTGGCCATGAAGATCTTTGAGGACTACACACAGTCCTGGTACTGGATTCTGCT TGGCCTGGTCATCGCCATGATCGTCAGCCTCATCTTCATCGTGCTTTTACGGTACCTCGCAGGCATCATGGTCTGGATCATGATCATCTTGGTCATCCTCGTCATTGGCTACG GAATCTTCCACTGTTACATGGAGTACGCTTCTCTGAAAGGCGTCCCTGGGTCGGACGTCTCCATCAAGGACCTGGGCCTGCAGACTGACTTCGCCGTGTACCTGCAGCTGAGACAGACCTGGCTGGCTTTTA TGATCATCTTGTGCATACTGGAGGTGATCATCATTCTGTTGCTCATCTTCCTCCGCAAGCGCATCCTCATCGCCATCGCTCTCATCAAGGAAGCCAGCAG GGCGATCGGTCATGTGATGTCATCGCTGTTTTACCCGCTGTTGACCTTTGCCCTCCTGGCCCTGGTCATTGCATACTGGGCCATCACAGCTGT CTTCCTCTCGACCTCCAATGAGCCTGTTTACAAAGTGTTTGCCAATGAGACTACATGCAACTACAGCAGGAGCACCTGTGATCCCGAG ACGTTCAACACCACCGACATCCGAAAGCAGTGCCCCGACGCCGAGTGCCTGTTCGCCTTCTACGGCGGGGAGTCGTACTACCACAAGTACCTCATCGCACTGCAGTTCTACAACGTCTTCCTGTTCTTCTGGTGTGCCAACTTTGTCACGGCGCTGGGCCAGATAACTCTGGCGGGGGCATTTGCCTCCTACTACTGGGCGTTCAAGAAGCCCGACGACATGCCCACTTTCCCCGTCTTCTCCTCCCTGGGCCGGGCGCTCAG GTACCACACTGGCTCCCTGGCTTTTGGATCTTTAATCTTGGCCATTGTCCAGGTCATCCGGGTTCTGTTGGAATACCTGGACCATAAACTCAAAG GTGCCCAAAACAAATTTGCCAAATTCCTGCTGTGCTGCCtgaagtgctgtttctggtgcctGGAGAAGTTCATCAAGTTCTTGAACAGAAACGCCTACATCATG ATCGCAATTTACGGAAAAAACTTCTGCACCTCAGCCAGGGATGCTTTCTTCCTCCTGATGAGGAACATAGTGAG GGTGGCCGTCCTGGACAAGGTGACGGACTTCCTACTGTTCCTGGGGAAGCTGTTGATTGTCGGGCTTGTTG GAATcctgtctttcttctttttttcggGGAGAATCAAAGCCATTGAGAACACCACTCCAAACCTCAATTATTACTGGGTCCCCATCCTG ACGGTGATAGTCGGCTCGTATCTCATTGCTCACGGCTTCTTCAGCGTCTATGCCATGTGTGTGGATACGCTGTTCCTCTGCTTCT TGGAGGACCTGGAACGCAACGACGGCTCCCAGGAAAGACCCTACTACATGCCTGAGGCTCTGCTCAAGATCCTCAAAAAGAAGAACGAGGAAAAAACCGTGGGATAG
- the slc44a2 gene encoding choline transporter-like protein 2 isoform X2 — protein MGGEEENYYGKHGEPQKYDPSFKGPIHNRGCTDIICCILFIVAIIGYFVVGIVAWSQGDPRKVIYPTDSRGQFCGQAGTPLEKKGNLFYFNIMKCASPLVLLEFQCPTTQICVDECPDRFMTLLKAYANPADLKYYQTFCKENIFFSKLTAVEVLRDGLCPAMLTPSKPFSRRCFPALQTSKGVITVGNDTTFNDGRGKVRNVTELLEGAKKANMVLEARQVAMKIFEDYTQSWYWILLGLVIAMIVSLIFIVLLRYLAGIMVWIMIILVILVIGYGIFHCYMEYASLKGVPGSDVSIKDLGLQTDFAVYLQLRQTWLAFMIILCILEVIIILLLIFLRKRILIAIALIKEASRAIGHVMSSLFYPLLTFALLALVIAYWAITAVFLSTSNEPVYKVFANETTCNYSRSTCDPETFNTTDIRKQCPDAECLFAFYGGESYYHKYLIALQFYNVFLFFWCANFVTALGQITLAGAFASYYWAFKKPDDMPTFPVFSSLGRALRYHTGSLAFGSLILAIVQVIRVLLEYLDHKLKGAQNKFAKFLLCCLKCCFWCLEKFIKFLNRNAYIMIAIYGKNFCTSARDAFFLLMRNIVRVAVLDKVTDFLLFLGKLLIVGLVGILSFFFFSGRIKAIENTTPNLNYYWVPILTVIVGSYLIAHGFFSVYAMCVDTLFLCFCEDLERNDGSEERPYYMSSELHLILSKSEPREEEEPQAEKPDEAQE, from the exons ATGGGAGGTGAAGAAGAGAACTACTATGGAAAACATG GGGAACCGCAGAAGTATGACCCCAGTTTTAAAGGACCCATTCATAACCG GGGCTGCACTGACATCATCTGCTGCATCCTCTTCATCGTCGCCATCATCGGCTACTTTGTCGTGGGCATCGTGG CCTGGTCTCAAGGTGACCCAAGAAAGGTGATCTACCCCACTGACAGCAGAGGGCAGTTCTGTGGACAGGCTGGCACCCCACTGGA GAAAAAGGGGAACCTGTTCTACTTCAACATCATGAAGTGTGCCAGCCCTCTGGTCCTGCTGGAGTTCCAGTGTCCCACAACGCAG ATCTGTGTTGATGAGTGTCCGGATCGCTTCATGACACTACTGAAGGCCTACGCAAACCCAGCAGACCTGAAATACTATCAGACATTCtgcaaggaaaacatttttttttctaaactg ACAGCTGTGGAGGTTCTGAGGGACGGTCTGTGTCCAGCCATGCTGACCCCCAGCAAGCCAT TCAGTCGCAGGTGCTTCCCCGCTCTCCAGACGAGTAAGGGGGTGATCACGGTGGGGAACGACACCACGTTCAACGACGGGCGAGGGAAGGTGCGCAACGTCACCGAGCTGCTGGAAGGCGCCAA GAAAGCCAACATGGTGCTGGAGGCGCGACAGGTGGCCATGAAGATCTTTGAGGACTACACACAGTCCTGGTACTGGATTCTGCT TGGCCTGGTCATCGCCATGATCGTCAGCCTCATCTTCATCGTGCTTTTACGGTACCTCGCAGGCATCATGGTCTGGATCATGATCATCTTGGTCATCCTCGTCATTGGCTACG GAATCTTCCACTGTTACATGGAGTACGCTTCTCTGAAAGGCGTCCCTGGGTCGGACGTCTCCATCAAGGACCTGGGCCTGCAGACTGACTTCGCCGTGTACCTGCAGCTGAGACAGACCTGGCTGGCTTTTA TGATCATCTTGTGCATACTGGAGGTGATCATCATTCTGTTGCTCATCTTCCTCCGCAAGCGCATCCTCATCGCCATCGCTCTCATCAAGGAAGCCAGCAG GGCGATCGGTCATGTGATGTCATCGCTGTTTTACCCGCTGTTGACCTTTGCCCTCCTGGCCCTGGTCATTGCATACTGGGCCATCACAGCTGT CTTCCTCTCGACCTCCAATGAGCCTGTTTACAAAGTGTTTGCCAATGAGACTACATGCAACTACAGCAGGAGCACCTGTGATCCCGAG ACGTTCAACACCACCGACATCCGAAAGCAGTGCCCCGACGCCGAGTGCCTGTTCGCCTTCTACGGCGGGGAGTCGTACTACCACAAGTACCTCATCGCACTGCAGTTCTACAACGTCTTCCTGTTCTTCTGGTGTGCCAACTTTGTCACGGCGCTGGGCCAGATAACTCTGGCGGGGGCATTTGCCTCCTACTACTGGGCGTTCAAGAAGCCCGACGACATGCCCACTTTCCCCGTCTTCTCCTCCCTGGGCCGGGCGCTCAG GTACCACACTGGCTCCCTGGCTTTTGGATCTTTAATCTTGGCCATTGTCCAGGTCATCCGGGTTCTGTTGGAATACCTGGACCATAAACTCAAAG GTGCCCAAAACAAATTTGCCAAATTCCTGCTGTGCTGCCtgaagtgctgtttctggtgcctGGAGAAGTTCATCAAGTTCTTGAACAGAAACGCCTACATCATG ATCGCAATTTACGGAAAAAACTTCTGCACCTCAGCCAGGGATGCTTTCTTCCTCCTGATGAGGAACATAGTGAG GGTGGCCGTCCTGGACAAGGTGACGGACTTCCTACTGTTCCTGGGGAAGCTGTTGATTGTCGGGCTTGTTG GAATcctgtctttcttctttttttcggGGAGAATCAAAGCCATTGAGAACACCACTCCAAACCTCAATTATTACTGGGTCCCCATCCTG ACGGTGATAGTCGGCTCGTATCTCATTGCTCACGGCTTCTTCAGCGTCTATGCCATGTGTGTGGATACGCTGTTCCTCTGCTTCT GTGAGGATTTGGAACGTAACGACGGTTCTGAGGAGAGGCCATACTACATGTCTTCCGAGCTCCATCTGATCCTCTCCAAGAGTGAGCCTAGAGAGGAGGAAGAACCGCAAGCTGAAAAACCTGATGAGGCCCAGGAGTAG
- the slc44a2 gene encoding choline transporter-like protein 2 isoform X4 yields MGGEEENYYGKHGEPQKYDPSFKGPIHNRGCTDIICCILFIVAIIGYFVVGIVAWSQGDPRKVIYPTDSRGQFCGQAGTPLEKKGNLFYFNIMKCASPLVLLEFQCPTTQICVDECPDRFMTLLKAYANPADLKYYQTFCKENIFFSKLTAVEVLRDGLCPAMLTPSKPFSRRCFPALQTSKGVITVGNDTTFNDGRGKVRNVTELLEGAKKANMVLEARQVAMKIFEDYTQSWYWILLGLVIAMIVSLIFIVLLRYLAGIMVWIMIILVILVIGYGIFHCYMEYASLKGVPGSDVSIKDLGLQTDFAVYLQLRQTWLAFMIILCILEVIIILLLIFLRKRILIAIALIKEASRAIGHVMSSLFYPLLTFALLALVIAYWAITAVFLSTSNEPVYKVFANETTCNYSRSTCDPETFNTTDIRKQCPDAECLFAFYGGESYYHKYLIALQFYNVFLFFWCANFVTALGQITLAGAFASYYWAFKKPDDMPTFPVFSSLGRALRYHTGSLAFGSLILAIVQVIRVLLEYLDHKLKGAQNKFAKFLLCCLKCCFWCLEKFIKFLNRNAYIMIAIYGKNFCTSARDAFFLLMRNIVRVAVLDKVTDFLLFLGKLLIVGLVGILSFFFFSGRIKAIENTTPNLNYYWVPILTVIVGSYLIAHGFFSVYAMCVDTLFLCFLEDLERNDGSQERPYYMPEALLKILKKKNEEKTVG; encoded by the exons ATGGGAGGTGAAGAAGAGAACTACTATGGAAAACATG GGGAACCGCAGAAGTATGACCCCAGTTTTAAAGGACCCATTCATAACCG GGGCTGCACTGACATCATCTGCTGCATCCTCTTCATCGTCGCCATCATCGGCTACTTTGTCGTGGGCATCGTGG CCTGGTCTCAAGGTGACCCAAGAAAGGTGATCTACCCCACTGACAGCAGAGGGCAGTTCTGTGGACAGGCTGGCACCCCACTGGA GAAAAAGGGGAACCTGTTCTACTTCAACATCATGAAGTGTGCCAGCCCTCTGGTCCTGCTGGAGTTCCAGTGTCCCACAACGCAG ATCTGTGTTGATGAGTGTCCGGATCGCTTCATGACACTACTGAAGGCCTACGCAAACCCAGCAGACCTGAAATACTATCAGACATTCtgcaaggaaaacatttttttttctaaactg ACAGCTGTGGAGGTTCTGAGGGACGGTCTGTGTCCAGCCATGCTGACCCCCAGCAAGCCAT TCAGTCGCAGGTGCTTCCCCGCTCTCCAGACGAGTAAGGGGGTGATCACGGTGGGGAACGACACCACGTTCAACGACGGGCGAGGGAAGGTGCGCAACGTCACCGAGCTGCTGGAAGGCGCCAA GAAAGCCAACATGGTGCTGGAGGCGCGACAGGTGGCCATGAAGATCTTTGAGGACTACACACAGTCCTGGTACTGGATTCTGCT TGGCCTGGTCATCGCCATGATCGTCAGCCTCATCTTCATCGTGCTTTTACGGTACCTCGCAGGCATCATGGTCTGGATCATGATCATCTTGGTCATCCTCGTCATTGGCTACG GAATCTTCCACTGTTACATGGAGTACGCTTCTCTGAAAGGCGTCCCTGGGTCGGACGTCTCCATCAAGGACCTGGGCCTGCAGACTGACTTCGCCGTGTACCTGCAGCTGAGACAGACCTGGCTGGCTTTTA TGATCATCTTGTGCATACTGGAGGTGATCATCATTCTGTTGCTCATCTTCCTCCGCAAGCGCATCCTCATCGCCATCGCTCTCATCAAGGAAGCCAGCAG GGCGATCGGTCATGTGATGTCATCGCTGTTTTACCCGCTGTTGACCTTTGCCCTCCTGGCCCTGGTCATTGCATACTGGGCCATCACAGCTGT CTTCCTCTCGACCTCCAATGAGCCTGTTTACAAAGTGTTTGCCAATGAGACTACATGCAACTACAGCAGGAGCACCTGTGATCCCGAG ACGTTCAACACCACCGACATCCGAAAGCAGTGCCCCGACGCCGAGTGCCTGTTCGCCTTCTACGGCGGGGAGTCGTACTACCACAAGTACCTCATCGCACTGCAGTTCTACAACGTCTTCCTGTTCTTCTGGTGTGCCAACTTTGTCACGGCGCTGGGCCAGATAACTCTGGCGGGGGCATTTGCCTCCTACTACTGGGCGTTCAAGAAGCCCGACGACATGCCCACTTTCCCCGTCTTCTCCTCCCTGGGCCGGGCGCTCAG GTACCACACTGGCTCCCTGGCTTTTGGATCTTTAATCTTGGCCATTGTCCAGGTCATCCGGGTTCTGTTGGAATACCTGGACCATAAACTCAAAG GTGCCCAAAACAAATTTGCCAAATTCCTGCTGTGCTGCCtgaagtgctgtttctggtgcctGGAGAAGTTCATCAAGTTCTTGAACAGAAACGCCTACATCATG ATCGCAATTTACGGAAAAAACTTCTGCACCTCAGCCAGGGATGCTTTCTTCCTCCTGATGAGGAACATAGTGAG GGTGGCCGTCCTGGACAAGGTGACGGACTTCCTACTGTTCCTGGGGAAGCTGTTGATTGTCGGGCTTGTTG GAATcctgtctttcttctttttttcggGGAGAATCAAAGCCATTGAGAACACCACTCCAAACCTCAATTATTACTGGGTCCCCATCCTG ACGGTGATAGTCGGCTCGTATCTCATTGCTCACGGCTTCTTCAGCGTCTATGCCATGTGTGTGGATACGCTGTTCCTCTGCTTCT TGGAGGACCTGGAACGCAACGACGGCTCCCAGGAAAGACCCTACTACATGCCTGAGGCTCTGCTCAAGATCCTCAAAAAGAAGAACGAGGAAAAAACCGTGGGATAG
- the slc44a2 gene encoding choline transporter-like protein 2 isoform X1: protein MEPENKNPDSKYGEPQKYDPSFKGPIHNRGCTDIICCILFIVAIIGYFVVGIVAWSQGDPRKVIYPTDSRGQFCGQAGTPLEKKGNLFYFNIMKCASPLVLLEFQCPTTQICVDECPDRFMTLLKAYANPADLKYYQTFCKENIFFSKLTAVEVLRDGLCPAMLTPSKPFSRRCFPALQTSKGVITVGNDTTFNDGRGKVRNVTELLEGAKKANMVLEARQVAMKIFEDYTQSWYWILLGLVIAMIVSLIFIVLLRYLAGIMVWIMIILVILVIGYGIFHCYMEYASLKGVPGSDVSIKDLGLQTDFAVYLQLRQTWLAFMIILCILEVIIILLLIFLRKRILIAIALIKEASRAIGHVMSSLFYPLLTFALLALVIAYWAITAVFLSTSNEPVYKVFANETTCNYSRSTCDPETFNTTDIRKQCPDAECLFAFYGGESYYHKYLIALQFYNVFLFFWCANFVTALGQITLAGAFASYYWAFKKPDDMPTFPVFSSLGRALRYHTGSLAFGSLILAIVQVIRVLLEYLDHKLKGAQNKFAKFLLCCLKCCFWCLEKFIKFLNRNAYIMIAIYGKNFCTSARDAFFLLMRNIVRVAVLDKVTDFLLFLGKLLIVGLVGILSFFFFSGRIKAIENTTPNLNYYWVPILTVIVGSYLIAHGFFSVYAMCVDTLFLCFCEDLERNDGSEERPYYMSSELHLILSKSEPREEEEPQAEKPDEAQE from the exons GGGAACCGCAGAAGTATGACCCCAGTTTTAAAGGACCCATTCATAACCG GGGCTGCACTGACATCATCTGCTGCATCCTCTTCATCGTCGCCATCATCGGCTACTTTGTCGTGGGCATCGTGG CCTGGTCTCAAGGTGACCCAAGAAAGGTGATCTACCCCACTGACAGCAGAGGGCAGTTCTGTGGACAGGCTGGCACCCCACTGGA GAAAAAGGGGAACCTGTTCTACTTCAACATCATGAAGTGTGCCAGCCCTCTGGTCCTGCTGGAGTTCCAGTGTCCCACAACGCAG ATCTGTGTTGATGAGTGTCCGGATCGCTTCATGACACTACTGAAGGCCTACGCAAACCCAGCAGACCTGAAATACTATCAGACATTCtgcaaggaaaacatttttttttctaaactg ACAGCTGTGGAGGTTCTGAGGGACGGTCTGTGTCCAGCCATGCTGACCCCCAGCAAGCCAT TCAGTCGCAGGTGCTTCCCCGCTCTCCAGACGAGTAAGGGGGTGATCACGGTGGGGAACGACACCACGTTCAACGACGGGCGAGGGAAGGTGCGCAACGTCACCGAGCTGCTGGAAGGCGCCAA GAAAGCCAACATGGTGCTGGAGGCGCGACAGGTGGCCATGAAGATCTTTGAGGACTACACACAGTCCTGGTACTGGATTCTGCT TGGCCTGGTCATCGCCATGATCGTCAGCCTCATCTTCATCGTGCTTTTACGGTACCTCGCAGGCATCATGGTCTGGATCATGATCATCTTGGTCATCCTCGTCATTGGCTACG GAATCTTCCACTGTTACATGGAGTACGCTTCTCTGAAAGGCGTCCCTGGGTCGGACGTCTCCATCAAGGACCTGGGCCTGCAGACTGACTTCGCCGTGTACCTGCAGCTGAGACAGACCTGGCTGGCTTTTA TGATCATCTTGTGCATACTGGAGGTGATCATCATTCTGTTGCTCATCTTCCTCCGCAAGCGCATCCTCATCGCCATCGCTCTCATCAAGGAAGCCAGCAG GGCGATCGGTCATGTGATGTCATCGCTGTTTTACCCGCTGTTGACCTTTGCCCTCCTGGCCCTGGTCATTGCATACTGGGCCATCACAGCTGT CTTCCTCTCGACCTCCAATGAGCCTGTTTACAAAGTGTTTGCCAATGAGACTACATGCAACTACAGCAGGAGCACCTGTGATCCCGAG ACGTTCAACACCACCGACATCCGAAAGCAGTGCCCCGACGCCGAGTGCCTGTTCGCCTTCTACGGCGGGGAGTCGTACTACCACAAGTACCTCATCGCACTGCAGTTCTACAACGTCTTCCTGTTCTTCTGGTGTGCCAACTTTGTCACGGCGCTGGGCCAGATAACTCTGGCGGGGGCATTTGCCTCCTACTACTGGGCGTTCAAGAAGCCCGACGACATGCCCACTTTCCCCGTCTTCTCCTCCCTGGGCCGGGCGCTCAG GTACCACACTGGCTCCCTGGCTTTTGGATCTTTAATCTTGGCCATTGTCCAGGTCATCCGGGTTCTGTTGGAATACCTGGACCATAAACTCAAAG GTGCCCAAAACAAATTTGCCAAATTCCTGCTGTGCTGCCtgaagtgctgtttctggtgcctGGAGAAGTTCATCAAGTTCTTGAACAGAAACGCCTACATCATG ATCGCAATTTACGGAAAAAACTTCTGCACCTCAGCCAGGGATGCTTTCTTCCTCCTGATGAGGAACATAGTGAG GGTGGCCGTCCTGGACAAGGTGACGGACTTCCTACTGTTCCTGGGGAAGCTGTTGATTGTCGGGCTTGTTG GAATcctgtctttcttctttttttcggGGAGAATCAAAGCCATTGAGAACACCACTCCAAACCTCAATTATTACTGGGTCCCCATCCTG ACGGTGATAGTCGGCTCGTATCTCATTGCTCACGGCTTCTTCAGCGTCTATGCCATGTGTGTGGATACGCTGTTCCTCTGCTTCT GTGAGGATTTGGAACGTAACGACGGTTCTGAGGAGAGGCCATACTACATGTCTTCCGAGCTCCATCTGATCCTCTCCAAGAGTGAGCCTAGAGAGGAGGAAGAACCGCAAGCTGAAAAACCTGATGAGGCCCAGGAGTAG